A single genomic interval of Electrophorus electricus isolate fEleEle1 chromosome 2, fEleEle1.pri, whole genome shotgun sequence harbors:
- the LOC113585714 gene encoding homocysteine-responsive endoplasmic reticulum-resident ubiquitin-like domain member 2 protein: MEQGVVDSPVILVIKAPDQKYDDQTINCFLNWTVEKLKTHLSNVYPSKPLSKDQRLVYSGKLLQDHCKLRDVLRKQDEFHMLHLVCASRSPPPSPTACRRSGGSGPQPMTPGSPFPGTNSQSAYTDETLDRLTQDAGHVYNHASPQGYAWATWMSGHRPDVPHYPLYPPRTLLWWQQLYTWHYHMSYQTWAATTLWPSQQPAPVPATPPTEGQGAARDVPQNAPVGEGQNEEDVNRDWLDWVYTASRAVILLSIVYFYSSFSRFVMVMGAMLLLYLHQAGWLPFNLDNELQDLADLANQDEPNAENHNDLQDMERLADEDEEEEQRGDRTEVAEEGGMNAGFLSSAWSFITTFFASLIPEGIPNAVN; encoded by the exons ATGGAACAAGGAGTGGTGGATAGCCCTGTGATCCTGGTCATCAAAGCACCTGATCAGAAGTATGATGACCAGACTATTAACTGCTTCCTGAACTGGACAGTAGAGAAACTGAAGACCCACCTTTCTAATGTTTATCCAAGCAAGCCT CTCTCGAAGGATCAGAGGTTGGTGTACTCTGGAAAACTGCTCCAAGATCACTGCAAACTCAGAGATGTGCTCAGAAAG CAGGACGAGTTCCACATGCTGCATTTGGTGTGTGCTTCACGTAGTCCGCCCCCCTCACCCACCGCATGCCGGAGGAGCGGAGGCAGCGGCCCCCAGCCAATG ACCCCTGGAAGCCCTTTCCCTGGTACTAACAGCCAATCAGCTTATACAGACGAGACCCTAGACAGGCTGACACAGGATGCGGGACACGTCTACAACCACGCATCCCCACAAGG ATATGCATGGGCCACGTGGATGAGCGGGCACAGGCCAGACGTGCCCCACTACCCGCTGTACCCGCCCAGGACTCTGCTCTGGTGGCAGCAGCTCTACACTTGGCACTACCACATGAGCTA TCAAACATGGGCCGCCACAACCCTTTGGCCATCACAGCAGCCCGCCCCTGTCCCAGCTACCCCACCCACAGAGGGGCAGGGCGCTGCCCGTGACGTCCCCCAGAACGCCCCAGTTGGGGAGGGGCAGAACGAGGAGGATGTGAACCGTGATTGGCTGGACTGGGTGTATACGGCGTCGCGAGCTGTCATTCTTCTTAGCATTGTGTATTTCTATTCGTCCTTTAGCCGATTCGTCATGGTGATGGGGGCCATGTTGCTGTTGTATCT GCATCAGGCTGGCTGGTTGCCCTTTAACCTGGACAATGAGCTCCAGGACCTCGCAGACCTGGCCAATCAGGACGAGCCGAATGCTGAGAACCACAATGACTTGCAGGACATG gaaagGCTGGCAGAtgaagacgaggaggaggagcagagaggagaccGGACAGAAGTTGCGGAGGAAGGGGGGATGAACGCAGGCTTCCTCTCCTCCGCCTGGTCCTTCATCACCACGTTCTTTGCCTCTCTAATTCCTGAAGGCATTCCCAATGCTGTAAACTGA